A single genomic interval of Armigeres subalbatus isolate Guangzhou_Male chromosome 1, GZ_Asu_2, whole genome shotgun sequence harbors:
- the LOC134206770 gene encoding DNA excision repair protein ERCC-1 encodes MSIPNDSLDDDDLLASLELPTPAKQAALTHEPISATEAHSTEGTSASTATVVRSVNKGNCVLVNPKQRGNPLLKSIQNIPWEYDDIVPDYVVGATSCILYISLRYHNLNPDYIHGRLKQLGKMYELRVLLVQVDIQEPHNALKHLTRICLLADLTLVLAWNAEEAGKIVETYKMFENKPPDLIMERAEQYPYQKLVSALTNIKPVNKTDAMTLIQNYGTLANMINSSEEKLSLCSGLGPRKAKKLHKTFNENFLKS; translated from the exons AGCCTGGAGCTACCAACTCCGGCCAAGCAAGCAGCACTAACACACGAGCCCATTTCCGCTACTGAGGCACATTCCACTGAAGGCACCAGCGCTTCAACAGCAACCGTCGTTCGTTCCGTCAATAAAGGTAACTGTGTGCTGGTCAACCCGAAACAGCGGGGAAATCCCCTGCTCAAATCCATCCAGAACATCCCGTGGGAGTACGACGACATCGTTCCCGACTACGTGGTCGGGGCAACGTCCTGTATTTTGTACATCTCCCTGCGTTACCACAATCTCAACCCGGACTACATCCACGGCCGGTTGAAGCAGCTGGGCAAAATGTACGAGCTGCGAGTGCTGCTGGTACAGGTCGACATCCAGGAACCGCACAATGCGCTGAAGCACTTGACACGCATCTGTCTGTTGGCCGATTTGACCCTGGTGCTGGCGTGGAACGCCGAAGAAGCGGGTAAAATCGTCGAGACCTACAAGATGTTCGAGAACAAACCACCGGATTTGATCATGGAACGAGCCGAGCAGTACCCGTATCAGAAG cTGGTCAGCGCCTTGACGAATATCAAACCGGTTAACAAAACGGACGCGATGACGCTGATCCAGAACTACGGAACGCTGGCTAACATGATTAACAGCAGCGAGGAGAAACTGTCGCTTTGTTCGGGGCTGGGCCCTCGTAAGGCTAAAAAGTTGCACAAAACGTTTAacgaaaactttttgaaatcatga